A window of the Hordeum vulgare subsp. vulgare chromosome 5H, MorexV3_pseudomolecules_assembly, whole genome shotgun sequence genome harbors these coding sequences:
- the LOC123396077 gene encoding basic leucine zipper 43-like produces the protein MLHHYHHGEVASLHCLSPPNPPFHTHYNHPGMAPPPSFHFSPAAYEYVEDEPILQEALAAIGGHNSPPGSGGADGAHGQVLASAAEEERRRRRMVSNRESARRSRMRKQRQLSELWARVAHLRGANRRLLDELNRAMRSCGDVRRDNDRLGAEKAELEARLQQLMRHAQQSSNASSEPCEKNTTTTTAAAAE, from the coding sequence ATGCTGCACCATTACCACCATGGCGAGGTGGCCAGCCTGCACTGCCTCTCGCCTCCGAACCCGCCGTTCCACACCCACTATAACCACCCCGGCATGGCGCCCCCTCCCTCCTTCCACTTCTCACCGGCCGCCTACGAGTATGTGGAGGACGAGCCTATCCTGCAGGAAGCGCTGGCTGCCATCGGCGGCCATAACAGCCCGCCGGGTTCGGGCGGGGCTGATGGCGCCCATGGCCAGGTGCTGGcttcggcggcggaggaggagcggAGGCGGCGGAGGATGGTGTCCAACCGGGAGTCGGCGAGGCGGTCGCGCATGCGCAAGCAGCGGCAGCTCAGCGAGCTCTGGGCGCGGGTCGCCCACCTCCGCGGCGCCAACCGCCGCCTCCTCGACGAGCTCAACCGCGCAATGAGGAGCTGCGGCGACGTGCGCCGCGACAACGACCGGCTCGGCGCCGAGAAGGCCGAGCTGGAGGCCAGGCTCCAGCAGCTCATGCGGCACGCACAACAGAGCAGCAACGCCTCCTCAGAGCCATGCGagaaaaacaccaccaccaccaccgctgcTGCTGCTGAATAA